A stretch of DNA from Schizosaccharomyces osmophilus chromosome 2, complete sequence:
aCACTTGTGGGGCGGAAGTTGAAAATGATCTTTCTTGCTGCAATCGATCGTTGTTGTAGGAACGAGAGGATTGGTCCTGTCCATCCCGAGGGTACTCATGTTTGCGGCGACGATCACCGTAGGGACGGAATTTGTAATCATTTTTATATCTTCTAGGACGCTCTGATTCTAGAAAGCGGCTCCTGTTATCATCGTAGTCTCTATTACTGCTCGGACGATAGTAATTTGGGGATCCGCGACCGTCACGGTTAGGACGGTAGCGAGAAGGCATTCGATTATTTCCATTGTATGGATGACTTCCCATTCTTTCATGCATCATCCCTTTTCTCGTTGATCCCATGTATTTTCCAGGAGTAGGAGAACGAGGGCGGGACCGTCTGGCCTTTTGTACATTTAAAACGCGACCaaagaattcttttgtGTTCAACCCTTGGATAGCGGCATCTGCTTCTTCCACCGTGGATAAAGAAACGAAACCAAATCCTCTAGGTTCTTTGGTGGCAGGGTCTTTTAAGATGTTGGCTCGCATAATGGTACCATATTTGCTGAACATTTCAATCAAATCTTCATCCTGAATTCGAGGAGCAATTCCGGTGACAAACAGGTTCGTCCCGGAATTCTCAGATTCGCTAGACTCTCTCTGGGCCGTGTCATAATTTCGAGTTTTAGGCACCTTAGGATCTGCACTCCACCGACTGTCATCAAGGGACTCTTCGTGGAAAGGTATACTTTCTTCGGCAAATACACTCCTTGTGtaatctttgttttctttctctacACGTGGATCATCATGGGTATCGTCAACGTTCGTGTTACGTGCTACAGGACGCGATTTATTCAAATCAGAGACAACAGCTTTAGATTGATTGACAATGGCTTGGTCAAAATCTGAGTAATGCTCAACTGTTGTGTCAGCCATACTAAATTTCAAGAAAGTGAGAATCCGAAAATGattgcaaaagaagaacgCTCGAATTATATGGATAAAGGTGCGAGAATCTTTATAAATATGTTCCAATGTTACGAAATTCAATGCTAGGCGTCGTTCCTTTCAATCTTTCTGAAAACGATAATTAGAAGAAGTTGGTATTTGTACCATGAATTAGCCCTTGGAGAATACACGTAGTATCGGATCCAGTTTCGTTTAGTGATAGGTAACGGATTCGCTTAAGTCATCTTAtaaggtaaacaaacaaatgagGATTGAGATATTAGGTATTATTTACCCATAAAATTAAATCTAAAGTTCGTCCCTTGTTCCAAGCCTTTTTTAATGTATGAAATCTcatggtttttttttttttttttttttttttttttttaaatgcaATACATTCGAGATGATGGGTAGAGAAAAAGGACGAAGTGTACTAAGGACATTTTGCAGCTGATCATGGTTTAGGAGAATGAACAGGTTTTCTCTTCCAATCAGTTTCTTGAAGCTCTTAGTTACAACACAAGCTTTTGTCTCTAATTCATTCAATgcttcctttcctttctcaaaTCTTTATCTTTCCGCTATTAGGGAATTAGGGGAAGCAACCATGAGGAGATGagaatttttgaaagtttaTGACTTTACTTAGTTTGCGTATAGAACAATCTATACAGCCGTCCGAAGGTCCATTGATTTCAATGGAATGGTTCCACCTTTGACAGCTCTCTGGAATGTTTATTTCCTATGAACTAATTGCTGCATATAAAAATCATTCTAAATCCTTTATTATTTCgcttctatttctatttctattgatctttttattttattttatttttctttcttcaaactccttttgtttactttttgctACCCACAAATAACATCACGCATGTCATAAACACAGACAAGAAAATGCGATTGCAAAAATTCAGTATTCTCcaacaaatacaaaaaaaagttatacACAAAAGAAGGTGACTATTTATGAACCTGTGACTTGTTTATATGaactaaattttttttttttttttggtaattcCCAATTCCTTCGTTTTGCTTGCATCTCAGGTCTTTCCACGAAAATATCGATTCTTTTTCACGAATTAACGGTTACCCACAGGATTGCTTATTTCTGGACATACAAGAGTAATTGGATGATTTAATATTTATCATATGGCTTATTCTATACTTttatctttgttttttgcgtaaactttgcttttctccCTTTTTTGGCGCATTCTCGCTcatattgattttttctatttttacaAGAGAATTagtcttgtttttcttttcttctcttcccttttctttgattttggttttgatttttggaGTCTGACATTCTTGTTGAAAATGTTGATGGCAGATGACCAAGAAAAGTACTTTCGCAATGGCTTACGAAACTTAAACgtttttgataatacaGAAACTATAATACAAGATATAGATGACACCTATAAAAGTGACGatgctttgaaaaagcGAGAGTCCAGGTTCAAGGGAGTCT
This window harbors:
- a CDS encoding RNA-binding protein involved in histone acetylation is translated as MADTTVEHYSDFDQAIVNQSKAVVSDLNKSRPVARNTNVDDTHDDPRVEKENKDYTRSVFAEESIPFHEESLDDSRWSADPKVPKTRNYDTAQRESSESENSGTNLFVTGIAPRIQDEDLIEMFSKYGTIMRANILKDPATKEPRGFGFVSLSTVEEADAAIQGLNTKEFFGRVLNVQKARRSRPRSPTPGKYMGSTRKGMMHERMGSHPYNGNNRMPSRYRPNRDGRGSPNYYRPSSNRDYDDNRSRFLESERPRRYKNDYKFRPYGDRRRKHEYPRDGQDQSSRSYNNDRLQQERSFSTSAPQVSFSEERRPMEQNTI